The following are encoded together in the Parabacteroides chongii genome:
- a CDS encoding dihydroorotate dehydrogenase electron transfer subunit, producing the protein MKKYMLDMKVTENNRLHKNYCLLKLTSDDTLPEMLPGQFVQVLVDNSPTTFLRRPISINFVDRTTNELWLLIQLIGDGTRRMGEYRPGDIVNIMLPLGNSFTIPADEDKNQKLLLIGGGVGTAPMLCLGSALKNAGFEPVFLLGARSKDDVLQLDEFTKIGTVHITTEDGSLGEKGYVTNHSVLKNVHFDRIYTCGPKPMMMAVARYAAAESITCEVSLENTMACGIGACLCCVENTKEGHVCVCTEGPVFNIEKLTWLS; encoded by the coding sequence ATGAAGAAGTACATGTTAGATATGAAGGTTACTGAAAACAATCGCCTTCATAAAAATTATTGCCTGCTAAAATTAACCAGCGACGATACTTTGCCGGAAATGCTTCCCGGTCAGTTCGTTCAGGTACTGGTGGATAACTCTCCTACAACATTTCTTCGCCGGCCCATTTCAATCAATTTTGTAGATCGGACAACCAATGAATTATGGTTGCTTATCCAGTTGATTGGCGATGGAACACGCCGTATGGGAGAATATCGCCCCGGAGATATTGTAAATATCATGTTGCCACTGGGTAACAGTTTTACAATTCCTGCCGATGAAGATAAAAATCAGAAATTGCTGCTTATCGGTGGTGGTGTCGGTACAGCCCCGATGTTATGTTTGGGTTCTGCCCTGAAGAACGCCGGTTTTGAACCTGTCTTTCTGTTAGGAGCACGTTCAAAGGATGATGTACTACAGTTGGATGAGTTTACAAAGATCGGAACTGTTCACATAACTACCGAAGATGGTTCTCTCGGGGAAAAAGGTTATGTAACCAACCATTCCGTATTGAAAAACGTTCATTTTGACCGGATTTACACATGTGGACCGAAGCCGATGATGATGGCGGTAGCCAGATATGCAGCTGCTGAATCGATCACATGTGAAGTCTCACTTGAAAATACAATGGCCTGTGGTATAGGTGCTTGCCTGTGCTGTGTAGAGAA
- a CDS encoding helix-turn-helix domain-containing protein — MKDRILAVMEHEGLTPSKFAEAIGIQRSAMSHIISGRNNPSLDVLVKILERFTYVDSDWLLFGKGNMMREHVLTEPDLFTNTTINSSNQPDSPEYRKEIRVETPVNTPKQPVIEQIVLPEQPSRNVSKIMIFYSDNTFETFTPEKNKKD, encoded by the coding sequence ATGAAAGATCGTATTTTAGCAGTAATGGAACATGAAGGACTAACTCCTTCCAAATTTGCTGAGGCAATCGGTATCCAGCGATCAGCTATGTCACATATTATATCCGGCAGAAATAATCCCAGCCTGGATGTACTGGTAAAAATTTTGGAACGGTTTACGTATGTAGATTCTGACTGGCTTTTATTCGGTAAAGGCAATATGATGCGCGAACATGTGTTAACTGAGCCCGATTTGTTTACAAATACGACGATAAATTCGTCCAACCAGCCGGATTCTCCCGAATATCGCAAGGAAATTAGGGTTGAGACACCTGTAAACACACCTAAACAACCTGTAATAGAACAAATTGTGCTTCCTGAACAACCTTCCAGAAATGTGAGCAAAATAATGATATTCTATTCAGATAATACATTTGAGACTTTTACTCCTGAAAAAAACAAGAAAGACTAA
- the holA gene encoding DNA polymerase III subunit delta: MAKKENTFEEICRDIVAKKFQPVYILMGEEPFFMDKITDLLIENVLSESERDFNQMIMYGADTDAAMIINAARRFPMMSEYQLVVVREAQLVRDIELLTNYVKNPLKSTVLVVNYKYKNLDRRKSLAAATEKTGVLFEAKKIPDYKMPGFIVSFMQQRSIGIDPKAAQMLSDFLGNDLSRLSKELDKLALILPEKAPKRVTPELIEQNIGISKEYNNFELIKAIAVKDVLKANRIAQYFEKNPKSNPIQMTLPVIFNYFSNLLICYYTKDRSETGLMTALGLRGTFQVKDYMTGLRNYPAMKVFNLISDIRTTDARSKGVDNSSASDADLLKELLYKILH, encoded by the coding sequence ATGGCTAAAAAAGAAAATACGTTCGAGGAAATATGCCGGGATATCGTTGCTAAGAAATTCCAGCCCGTTTATATTTTAATGGGCGAAGAACCCTTTTTCATGGATAAGATAACCGATCTGCTTATTGAGAACGTGTTGTCGGAGTCTGAACGGGACTTTAACCAGATGATCATGTATGGTGCTGATACAGACGCGGCTATGATCATCAATGCCGCCAGGAGATTCCCTATGATGTCTGAATATCAACTGGTGGTCGTGCGTGAAGCACAGTTGGTCCGTGATATAGAATTGCTGACCAATTATGTGAAAAATCCGCTTAAATCGACCGTGCTGGTTGTCAATTACAAGTACAAGAATCTGGACAGAAGGAAGTCTTTGGCTGCAGCTACTGAAAAAACAGGCGTTTTGTTCGAAGCGAAAAAGATTCCTGATTATAAAATGCCTGGGTTTATCGTTTCGTTCATGCAGCAGCGTTCCATCGGGATCGATCCAAAGGCCGCTCAAATGCTCTCAGACTTCCTTGGAAACGATTTAAGCCGTCTAAGTAAGGAATTGGACAAGCTGGCTCTGATCTTGCCTGAAAAAGCCCCAAAACGCGTCACGCCGGAGTTGATTGAACAAAATATCGGAATAAGTAAAGAGTACAATAATTTCGAGTTGATAAAAGCGATTGCAGTAAAGGATGTATTAAAAGCAAACCGGATTGCTCAGTATTTCGAAAAGAACCCGAAAAGTAATCCGATACAGATGACCCTTCCTGTAATTTTTAATTATTTCTCAAACTTGTTAATCTGCTATTATACGAAGGACAGATCGGAAACAGGCTTAATGACAGCGTTAGGTTTAAGAGGGACTTTTCAGGTGAAAGATTATATGACCGGGTTAAGGAATTATCCTGCTATGAAAGTTTTTAATTTGATCAGTGACATCCGGACTACTGATGCCAGGTCAAAAGGAGTAGACAACTCTTCTGCTTCGGATGCAGATTTACTCAAAGAATTATTATATAAAATACTTCATTAA
- a CDS encoding AMP nucleosidase produces the protein MKTKQEIVENWLPRYTDRKLEDFDKYILLTNFTKYVELFAESFNVPILGLKSSMPNASAEGITIINFGMGSANAATIMDLLSAVSPTAVLFLGKCGGLKKANNLGDYVLPIAAIRGEGTSNEYLPAEVPSLPAFSMLRAISSAVRDQGKDYWTGTIYTTNRRVWEYDTSFKEYLKRTHATGIDMETATLLTAGFANKIPTGALLMISDKPLEEDGVKTEASDRVVTRNFAPEHVKLGIEALRQIIDDKKTVRHIRFSW, from the coding sequence ATGAAAACAAAACAAGAAATCGTTGAAAATTGGCTGCCTCGTTATACCGATCGTAAGCTGGAAGATTTTGATAAGTATATATTACTCACGAACTTTACCAAATACGTAGAGCTGTTTGCCGAATCTTTTAATGTGCCCATACTCGGACTGAAAAGTTCCATGCCGAATGCTTCGGCGGAAGGTATTACGATTATTAATTTCGGCATGGGGAGCGCAAATGCGGCAACAATCATGGATTTGCTGTCAGCCGTCAGTCCGACAGCCGTCTTATTTCTAGGTAAATGCGGTGGCTTGAAGAAAGCCAATAATTTGGGTGATTATGTATTGCCGATCGCCGCCATTCGTGGAGAAGGAACTTCCAACGAATATCTGCCGGCCGAAGTCCCGTCGCTCCCTGCATTTTCGATGTTGCGTGCCATTTCTTCTGCCGTTCGAGACCAGGGGAAAGATTATTGGACCGGAACGATTTATACAACGAACCGCCGTGTCTGGGAATACGATACTTCTTTCAAGGAATACTTGAAACGTACGCATGCCACCGGTATCGATATGGAAACAGCCACGCTGCTTACAGCTGGCTTTGCCAATAAAATACCGACGGGAGCCTTGCTGATGATCTCGGATAAGCCTTTGGAGGAAGATGGGGTTAAAACAGAAGCCAGCGACCGGGTTGTTACCCGTAACTTTGCTCCCGAACATGTAAAATTGGGTATCGAAGCCCTCCGTCAAATCATCGATGATAAAAAAACAGTTCGTCATATCCGGTTCAGTTGGTAA
- a CDS encoding type I restriction enzyme HsdR N-terminal domain-containing protein: protein MLSLNLPTFAAKVKEKDGKHVIFDPVRRKFVALTPEEWVRQHFVNYLISDKGYPKELLANEVPLKLNGTSKRCDTIAYNRFLTPLMIVEYKAPHIEITSSVFDQIVRYNMVLHVRYLAVSNGICHFCCKIDYENLTYSFLEGIPEYDVLE, encoded by the coding sequence ATGCTGTCATTAAATTTACCAACATTCGCTGCTAAAGTAAAGGAAAAAGATGGGAAGCACGTCATATTCGATCCGGTGCGCCGTAAATTTGTTGCTCTAACCCCTGAAGAGTGGGTACGGCAACATTTTGTGAATTATCTGATTAGTGACAAGGGATATCCCAAAGAACTCCTGGCCAATGAAGTTCCTTTAAAATTGAACGGCACATCCAAACGATGTGACACGATTGCATATAACCGCTTTTTAACCCCTTTAATGATCGTAGAGTACAAAGCCCCCCATATCGAGATCACGAGTTCCGTATTCGACCAGATAGTGCGTTATAACATGGTATTACACGTGCGTTACCTTGCAGTCAGCAACGGTATCTGCCATTTCTGCTGCAAAATAGACTACGAAAATTTGACTTATTCTTTTTTGGAAGGAATTCCGGAATATGATGTGCTGGAATAA
- the nqrF gene encoding NADH:ubiquinone reductase (Na(+)-transporting) subunit F yields the protein MIILMSGGLTIAVGAVVFLVITLILVGSLLFAKAKLIPSGNVRMVVNGEKEYDVPIGGTVLNTLQSEGIFLSSACGGSGSCGQCRCQVPEGGGNILPTEVGFFSRKQIKDHWRLGCQTKIKEDIKIKVPDEVFGVKEWECEVISNKNVATFIKEFIVALPKGEHMDFVPGSYAQIKIPAYTMDYDKDIDKDLIGEGYLPAWKNFGLFGLKCQNTEPTIRAYSMANYPAEGDRIMLTVRIATPPFKPKEQGPGFQDVMPGIASSYIFTLKPGDKVIMSGPYGDFHPIFDSKREMMWVGGGAGMAPLRAQIMHMTKTLKTTDRKMSYFYGARALNEVFYLQDFLEIEKEFPNFTFHLALDRPDPAADAAGVKYTAGFVHQVIYDTYLKDHEAPEDIEYYMCGPGPMSKAVENMLDNLGVPREMLHFDDFGA from the coding sequence ATGATTATATTAATGTCGGGCGGACTTACCATTGCAGTCGGAGCAGTTGTTTTCCTCGTGATTACACTGATCCTTGTTGGTTCGCTTTTATTTGCGAAAGCAAAATTAATACCATCGGGCAATGTGAGGATGGTTGTTAACGGAGAAAAGGAATACGATGTTCCCATTGGTGGAACAGTATTGAATACGCTTCAGAGTGAAGGTATTTTCCTGTCGTCTGCTTGTGGTGGTAGCGGTAGCTGTGGACAGTGCCGTTGTCAGGTGCCGGAAGGTGGCGGAAACATTCTTCCTACGGAAGTTGGTTTCTTCTCTCGTAAACAAATTAAAGATCATTGGAGACTGGGTTGCCAGACCAAGATAAAAGAAGATATCAAGATCAAAGTTCCTGATGAAGTATTCGGAGTTAAGGAATGGGAATGCGAAGTGATCAGCAACAAGAACGTGGCTACCTTTATCAAAGAGTTTATCGTTGCTCTGCCTAAGGGTGAACACATGGACTTCGTTCCGGGTTCTTATGCACAGATCAAGATTCCTGCATATACTATGGATTATGACAAGGATATCGATAAAGACCTGATCGGTGAAGGTTATCTGCCGGCATGGAAGAATTTCGGTTTGTTCGGTCTGAAATGTCAGAACACTGAACCGACTATCCGTGCTTACTCTATGGCCAACTATCCTGCAGAAGGAGACCGTATCATGTTGACGGTACGTATCGCAACTCCTCCTTTCAAACCGAAAGAACAGGGTCCTGGATTCCAAGATGTGATGCCGGGTATCGCTTCTTCTTATATCTTTACCCTGAAACCGGGTGATAAGGTAATCATGAGCGGTCCTTACGGTGATTTCCATCCGATCTTCGACTCTAAGAGAGAAATGATGTGGGTCGGCGGTGGTGCCGGTATGGCTCCGTTGCGTGCTCAGATCATGCACATGACTAAGACATTGAAGACAACAGATCGTAAGATGTCTTACTTCTATGGTGCACGTGCATTGAATGAAGTGTTCTATCTGCAAGACTTCCTGGAAATAGAAAAAGAATTCCCGAATTTTACTTTCCATCTAGCGCTTGACCGCCCGGATCCTGCAGCTGATGCAGCAGGCGTGAAGTATACAGCTGGTTTCGTTCATCAGGTAATTTACGATACTTATCTGAAGGATCACGAAGCTCCGGAAGATATCGAATATTACATGTGTGGTCCGGGCCCGATGTCGAAAGCGGTAGAAAATATGCTTGACAATTTGGGTGTACCTCGCGAAATGTTACACTTCGATGACTTCGGTGCATAA
- the nqrE gene encoding NADH:ubiquinone reductase (Na(+)-transporting) subunit E translates to MEEYLSTFVRSIFVDNMIFAYYLGMCSFLAVSKNVKTALGLGMAVTFILVCTLPINYMLENYILKEGAMSWLGAEYAGVNLSFLSLIIFIAIIASFTQLVEMVVEKFAPALYASLGIFLPLIAVNCAILGGSLFMQQRAFPNVGVATVYGLGSGIGWMLAIVGMAAIREKLAYSDIPKPLKGLGITFIITGLMGMAFMCFSGLKI, encoded by the coding sequence ATGGAAGAATATTTAAGCACGTTTGTCCGCTCGATCTTCGTAGACAACATGATTTTCGCATACTATCTGGGTATGTGTTCTTTCCTGGCTGTTTCCAAGAACGTAAAGACTGCTTTAGGATTGGGTATGGCTGTAACGTTCATCCTGGTATGTACGTTGCCGATCAACTATATGCTCGAAAATTATATATTGAAAGAAGGCGCTATGAGCTGGTTAGGCGCTGAATATGCAGGAGTGAATCTGAGTTTCCTTTCTCTGATCATCTTCATCGCCATCATTGCTTCATTTACGCAGTTGGTTGAAATGGTTGTTGAGAAATTTGCTCCGGCATTGTATGCATCTCTGGGTATCTTTTTGCCGCTTATCGCTGTGAACTGTGCTATCCTGGGTGGTTCTCTGTTTATGCAACAAAGAGCATTTCCTAATGTAGGAGTTGCTACTGTATACGGTTTAGGTTCTGGTATCGGTTGGATGCTGGCTATCGTTGGTATGGCTGCTATCCGTGAAAAACTGGCTTATTCGGATATACCGAAGCCTTTGAAAGGTCTGGGTATTACCTTTATCATTACCGGTCTGATGGGTATGGCATTTATGTGCTTCTCAGGACTTAAGATCTAA
- a CDS encoding NADH:ubiquinone reductase (Na(+)-transporting) subunit D, with protein sequence MGLLSSKNKEVLLGPLSTNNPVIVQMLGICSALAVTSKLEPSIVMGISVTAVVAFANVIISLLRNTIPNRIRIIVQLVVVAALVTIVSEVLKAFAYDVNKQLSVFVGLIITNCILMGRLEAFALGNGPWESFLDGIGNGLGYALILVIVGFFRELLGSGTLLGFQVIPQAFYDFGYVNNGLMILPPMALIVIAVIIWVHRSKNKELQEN encoded by the coding sequence ATGGGATTATTATCAAGTAAGAATAAAGAAGTTCTGTTAGGCCCGTTGAGCACAAACAACCCTGTCATCGTACAGATGTTGGGTATCTGCTCTGCATTGGCTGTAACATCAAAACTTGAGCCGTCTATTGTAATGGGTATTTCCGTGACGGCTGTGGTGGCGTTTGCCAACGTGATTATTTCGTTACTGCGTAATACAATTCCTAACCGTATCCGTATTATCGTACAGTTGGTAGTTGTTGCCGCATTGGTAACTATTGTAAGTGAAGTATTGAAAGCATTTGCCTATGATGTAAATAAGCAGCTTTCGGTGTTCGTTGGTCTGATCATTACCAACTGTATCCTGATGGGACGTCTGGAGGCGTTTGCTTTGGGTAACGGTCCGTGGGAATCTTTCCTGGACGGTATCGGTAATGGTTTGGGATATGCTCTGATCCTTGTGATCGTAGGTTTCTTCCGTGAGTTATTAGGTTCTGGTACGTTACTTGGATTCCAGGTGATCCCGCAGGCATTCTACGATTTCGGCTATGTAAACAATGGTTTGATGATCCTGCCTCCGATGGCTTTGATCGTGATTGCCGTGATTATATGGGTTCACCGTTCTAAGAACAAAGAGCTTCAAGAAAATTAA
- the nqrC gene encoding NADH:ubiquinone reductase (Na(+)-transporting) subunit C, which translates to MAKYKCKVCGYIHEGNKAPDVCPVCGVPASEFEEIKEAAAGKKGLDRDSNVYTVVYASVMVVLVAVVLAFTSQSLRTFQQKNEDNDKRQQILRSINVSVQPNEAEAKYSELIKESFLVNENGEKVEGDAFTATPDQHPVFVANVDGKNKYIMALSGAGLWGPLWGYLSVDDDKNTIFGADFSHQGETPGLGAEISKPQFSNEFKGKKLFFNGEFKSVAIVKPGKSVAGQDYVDGISGGTITSQGVDHMLFNSLNGYVKFLTSQNQ; encoded by the coding sequence ATGGCAAAATATAAATGTAAAGTATGTGGATATATCCACGAAGGAAATAAAGCTCCGGATGTTTGTCCTGTATGTGGCGTTCCTGCTTCTGAATTTGAAGAAATCAAAGAGGCTGCTGCCGGTAAGAAGGGATTGGATAGAGACAGCAACGTATATACAGTAGTTTATGCTTCTGTAATGGTTGTTTTGGTAGCTGTTGTATTGGCATTTACTTCACAATCGCTGAGAACTTTCCAGCAGAAGAACGAAGATAACGACAAAAGACAGCAGATTCTGCGTTCAATCAATGTATCTGTTCAGCCTAATGAAGCTGAAGCAAAATACAGCGAACTGATCAAAGAATCTTTCCTTGTGAATGAAAATGGAGAAAAGGTGGAAGGTGATGCATTTACTGCAACACCAGATCAACATCCGGTATTCGTAGCCAATGTAGATGGTAAAAACAAATATATCATGGCTTTGTCTGGTGCTGGTTTGTGGGGACCTCTGTGGGGATATCTTTCCGTTGATGATGATAAGAATACAATTTTTGGTGCAGACTTCAGTCACCAGGGGGAAACTCCGGGGTTAGGTGCTGAAATCTCAAAACCTCAGTTCAGTAATGAATTTAAAGGTAAAAAATTGTTCTTTAACGGCGAATTCAAATCCGTAGCTATTGTTAAGCCGGGTAAGAGCGTAGCCGGTCAGGACTATGTTGACGGTATTTCAGGTGGTACGATCACCAGTCAGGGGGTTGACCATATGTTGTTCAATAGCCTGAATGGTTATGTTAAGTTTTTAACCTCACAAAATCAGTAA
- a CDS encoding NADH:ubiquinone reductase (Na(+)-transporting) subunit B: MKALRNYLDKIKPNFEEGGKLAMFRSVFEGVETFLFVPSTTSKSGVHIHDYIDSKRTMTVVIIALLPALLFGMYNVGYQHNLAVGADPGFLMTFIFGFLAVLPKIIVSYVVGLGIEFAVAQVKKEEIQEGFLVSGILIPMIVPIDTPLWMIAVATAFAVIFAKEVFGGTGYNVFNVALVTRAFLFFAYPAAMSGDQVFVRTADTFGLGAGTVVDGFSGATPLGQVAIAGKDMIGSFQTVDVLGNPMTTWDMFLGLIPGSIGETSVLAILIGAVILLYTQIASWKTMLSVFVGGAVMAAIFNMIGTTVAMCVSPIDHLFLGGFAFGAVFMATDPVTSARTETGKYIYGFLVGAMAIIIRALNPGYPEGMMLAILLMNVFAPLIDYYVVEANINRRLKRVIK; encoded by the coding sequence TTGAAAGCGTTAAGGAATTACCTCGACAAGATTAAGCCTAACTTTGAGGAAGGCGGAAAGCTGGCGATGTTCCGTTCTGTATTCGAAGGTGTTGAAACATTCTTATTTGTTCCGAGCACCACTTCGAAATCAGGCGTGCATATTCACGACTATATCGATTCTAAGCGTACCATGACTGTGGTTATTATCGCTTTGTTGCCTGCTTTGCTTTTTGGTATGTACAATGTCGGCTATCAACACAATCTGGCTGTTGGTGCTGATCCCGGATTTTTGATGACATTCATCTTCGGTTTCCTGGCTGTACTGCCTAAAATTATTGTTTCGTACGTAGTAGGTCTGGGTATCGAGTTTGCTGTTGCCCAGGTGAAAAAAGAAGAAATTCAGGAAGGTTTCCTGGTTTCGGGTATATTGATCCCGATGATCGTTCCTATCGATACTCCGCTGTGGATGATCGCTGTGGCTACTGCTTTTGCGGTTATTTTTGCTAAGGAAGTATTCGGTGGTACTGGTTACAACGTGTTTAACGTTGCATTGGTAACACGTGCGTTCCTGTTCTTTGCTTATCCGGCTGCCATGTCTGGCGACCAGGTATTCGTTCGCACAGCCGATACATTCGGACTGGGTGCAGGAACAGTAGTTGACGGTTTCTCCGGAGCCACTCCGCTGGGACAGGTTGCTATTGCCGGTAAAGATATGATCGGTTCATTCCAGACAGTTGACGTACTGGGTAACCCGATGACTACCTGGGATATGTTCCTGGGACTGATTCCGGGTTCAATCGGTGAAACATCCGTATTGGCTATCCTGATCGGTGCTGTTATCCTTCTGTATACTCAGATCGCAAGCTGGAAGACCATGCTGTCTGTATTTGTAGGTGGTGCTGTTATGGCTGCTATCTTCAATATGATCGGTACAACGGTGGCTATGTGTGTATCTCCGATCGATCATTTGTTCCTGGGCGGTTTTGCTTTTGGTGCCGTATTTATGGCTACCGACCCTGTGACATCTGCACGTACTGAAACAGGTAAATATATCTATGGCTTCCTGGTAGGAGCAATGGCTATCATTATCCGTGCATTGAACCCGGGTTATCCTGAAGGTATGATGCTTGCTATCCTGTTGATGAATGTATTTGCTCCGCTGATCGACTACTATGTGGTAGAAGCTAACATCAACCGCAGATTGAAACGTGTAATCAAATAA